One Pseudomonas rhizophila DNA window includes the following coding sequences:
- a CDS encoding disulfide bond formation protein B — protein sequence MNEQMLRLGRERRYLVLLGLICLALIGGALYMQVALGEAPCPLCILQRYALLLIAIFAFIGAAMRTRRSLTVFEGLVVLSALAGAAVAGHHVYTQFFPAVSCGVDVLQPIVDDLPLAKIFPLGFQVDGFCSTPYPPILGLSLAQWALVAFVLTAILVPLLVSRNRKQLP from the coding sequence ATGAATGAGCAAATGCTGCGCTTAGGCCGTGAACGGCGCTATCTGGTGCTGTTGGGGCTGATCTGTCTGGCGCTGATCGGCGGTGCGCTGTACATGCAGGTGGCGCTCGGCGAGGCGCCGTGCCCGCTATGCATCCTGCAGCGGTATGCATTGTTGCTGATCGCTATTTTCGCCTTCATTGGCGCGGCCATGCGTACCCGTCGCAGCCTGACGGTTTTCGAAGGCCTGGTGGTGCTCAGTGCCCTGGCCGGTGCGGCGGTAGCGGGGCATCACGTGTACACCCAGTTCTTCCCGGCGGTCAGCTGTGGCGTCGACGTGCTGCAACCGATTGTCGATGACCTCCCGCTGGCGAAGATCTTCCCGTTGGGCTTCCAGGTCGACGGCTTTTGCTCCACCCCGTATCCGCCGATCCTGGGCTTGTCCCTGGCACAATGGGCACTGGTGGCGTTCGTCCTCACGGCGATCCTGGTGCCGTTGCTGGTGTCGCGCAATCGCAAACAACTGCCCTAA
- a CDS encoding YkgJ family cysteine cluster protein produces MNTTFSCVGCGKCCTDHHVPLTLDEARMWADDGGQVIVLVEAFLPNGLGLPAAQREHAERRSARVHSGTTEALVAITFAAYNAGRCRNLDEENLCRIYERRPLVCRIYPMEINPHIPLNIAVKECPPESWETGPQLILGGELVDRELAQLIERSRQADREEIRIKERICASLGILTTALKGDGFTAYLPDMSAFAAVIDQVRLQPLEQAASEWQFHLSGDDVACQVLASGARVATEAPVNYAFISLRAA; encoded by the coding sequence ATGAACACAACGTTTTCCTGCGTAGGCTGTGGCAAATGCTGCACCGATCACCATGTCCCCCTGACCCTCGACGAGGCACGGATGTGGGCTGACGACGGCGGCCAGGTGATTGTCCTGGTGGAAGCCTTCCTGCCCAACGGCCTCGGCCTGCCGGCGGCGCAACGCGAACACGCTGAGCGCCGTTCGGCGCGGGTCCACAGCGGCACCACCGAGGCCTTGGTGGCAATCACCTTCGCCGCCTATAACGCCGGGCGCTGCCGCAATCTTGACGAAGAAAACCTGTGCCGCATCTACGAGCGCCGCCCCTTGGTGTGCCGTATCTATCCGATGGAAATCAACCCGCACATCCCGCTCAACATTGCCGTAAAGGAATGCCCGCCAGAGTCGTGGGAGACCGGACCGCAACTGATACTCGGCGGTGAACTGGTCGACAGGGAACTGGCGCAGTTGATCGAACGCTCACGTCAGGCCGATCGCGAGGAAATCCGGATCAAGGAGCGCATCTGCGCTTCGCTGGGCATCCTCACCACCGCGCTGAAGGGCGACGGGTTTACCGCGTACCTGCCGGACATGAGCGCATTCGCCGCAGTCATTGATCAGGTCCGTTTGCAGCCACTGGAGCAAGCGGCCAGTGAATGGCAGTTCCATTTGTCCGGTGATGACGTGGCCTGCCAGGTCCTGGCCAGTGGAGCACGGGTTGCCACTGAGGCACCGGTCAACTACGCGTTTATTTCGCTGCGGGCGGCGTAA
- a CDS encoding chemotaxis protein CheV, whose protein sequence is MSSNKARADSLSLLLFTLRSGKLMAINLLKVSEIIPCPPLTKLPESHPHVKGIATLRGASLSVIDLSRAIGERPLEDPDGGCLIVTDVSRSKQGLHVQAVSKIVHCLTTDIKPPPFGSGGVRAFITGVTSVDGTLVQVLDIEKVIHGIAPAQIETAPTELSMEDAEVLGNARILVVDDSQVALQQSVHTLRNLGLQCHTARSAKEAIECLLDLQGTAQQINLIVSDIEMSEMDGYALTRTLRETPDFAHLYVLLHTSLDSAMNSEKARLSGANGVLTKFSSPELTKCLITAAKAVAEQGH, encoded by the coding sequence ATGTCTTCCAACAAAGCCCGCGCAGATTCACTTTCGCTTCTGCTGTTTACCTTGCGCAGCGGCAAGCTGATGGCAATCAACCTGCTCAAAGTCAGCGAAATCATTCCCTGCCCGCCGTTGACCAAACTGCCGGAGTCGCACCCGCACGTCAAAGGCATCGCCACCCTGCGCGGGGCCTCGTTGTCGGTGATCGACCTGAGCCGCGCCATCGGCGAACGGCCCCTGGAAGATCCGGATGGCGGCTGCCTGATCGTCACCGATGTGAGTCGATCCAAACAGGGTCTGCATGTGCAGGCGGTGAGCAAGATCGTGCATTGCCTGACCACCGACATCAAACCCCCGCCTTTCGGCTCAGGCGGCGTACGCGCCTTCATCACTGGCGTGACGTCGGTGGATGGCACGCTGGTGCAGGTGCTGGACATCGAAAAAGTCATCCACGGTATCGCCCCGGCGCAGATTGAAACGGCGCCCACCGAGCTGAGCATGGAAGACGCCGAAGTCCTGGGCAACGCGCGGATCCTGGTGGTCGATGACAGTCAGGTGGCGTTGCAACAATCGGTACACACCTTGCGCAACCTCGGCCTGCAATGCCACACCGCTCGCAGCGCCAAGGAAGCCATCGAATGCCTGCTGGACCTGCAAGGCACCGCACAGCAGATCAACCTGATCGTTTCCGACATCGAAATGTCGGAGATGGACGGCTACGCCCTTACCCGGACCCTGCGGGAAACGCCGGACTTCGCCCACCTCTATGTGTTGCTGCACACCTCGCTGGACAGCGCTATGAACAGCGAGAAGGCTCGGCTATCCGGGGCCAATGGCGTGCTGACCAAGTTCTCCTCACCGGAGCTGACCAAGTGCCTGATCACGGCCGCCAAGGCGGTTGCCGAGCAAGGCCACTGA
- the norR gene encoding nitric oxide reductase transcriptional regulator NorR produces MTATSLLTSLLPLVADLSRELPEGERYRRLLGALRALLPCDAAALLRLDGDCLVPLAVDGLSTDTLGRRFRISEHPRFQALLASPQPTRFAADSELPDPYDGLVEGLEEHLEVHDCMGCPLFVDEQPWGLLTLDALNPERFEPIDLSALQAFASLAAATVSAAERIDRLALKAEDEHRRAEVYRQASGQLPRDMVGQSKAHKRLVEEINLVGGSDLTVLITGETGVGKELVAQAIHAASKRAEQPLISLNCAALPDTLVESELFGHVRGAFTGATNDRRGKFELADGGTLFLDEVGELSLTVQAKLLRVLQSGQLQRLGSDKEHRVDVRLIAATNRDLAEEVRNGRYRADFYHRLSVYPLLVPALRDRGRDVLLLSGFFLEQNRSRMGLGSLRLTSDAQAALLAYDWPGNVRELEHLIGRSALKALGRCPVRPKILSLSAQDLDLPRSPEEHPPPSSASPAPALEGVTGDLREAMDDFQRKLIIACLERHQHNWASAARELGLDRANLGRMAKRLGLK; encoded by the coding sequence ATGACCGCAACCTCCCTGCTGACCTCGCTGCTTCCGCTGGTGGCCGACCTCTCCCGCGAGTTGCCGGAAGGCGAGCGCTATCGTCGCCTGCTTGGCGCGCTGCGAGCCCTGTTGCCCTGCGACGCCGCCGCGCTGTTGCGCCTGGACGGAGACTGTCTGGTGCCGCTGGCGGTGGATGGCTTGAGTACCGATACCCTGGGCAGACGCTTCCGGATTAGCGAACACCCCCGCTTCCAGGCACTGCTGGCCAGCCCGCAGCCCACTCGCTTTGCCGCCGACAGTGAGCTGCCCGACCCGTACGACGGATTGGTCGAAGGTCTGGAGGAGCACTTGGAGGTCCACGACTGCATGGGCTGCCCACTGTTCGTCGACGAGCAACCGTGGGGCCTGCTGACCCTCGACGCGCTGAACCCCGAACGCTTCGAGCCCATCGACCTGAGCGCCTTGCAGGCCTTTGCCAGCCTGGCCGCCGCCACGGTCAGCGCAGCCGAACGCATTGATCGGCTGGCCTTGAAAGCCGAAGACGAACATCGCCGCGCCGAGGTCTACCGCCAGGCCAGCGGCCAGCTACCTCGCGACATGGTCGGCCAGAGCAAGGCCCACAAGCGATTAGTGGAAGAAATCAACCTGGTGGGGGGCAGCGACCTGACGGTGCTGATCACTGGCGAAACCGGGGTTGGCAAGGAGCTGGTCGCCCAAGCCATACACGCGGCCTCCAAGCGCGCCGAGCAGCCGCTTATCAGCCTAAATTGCGCCGCACTGCCGGATACCCTGGTGGAAAGCGAACTCTTCGGCCACGTACGCGGCGCCTTCACAGGGGCCACGAACGACCGGCGCGGCAAATTCGAACTGGCCGATGGCGGCACGTTGTTCCTCGATGAAGTGGGCGAGTTGTCCTTGACCGTGCAGGCCAAGCTACTGCGAGTGTTGCAGAGCGGCCAGTTGCAACGGCTGGGCTCGGACAAGGAACATCGGGTCGATGTACGCCTGATTGCGGCCACCAATCGCGATCTGGCCGAAGAAGTGCGCAACGGGCGATATCGGGCCGACTTCTATCATCGCCTGAGCGTGTACCCGTTGCTGGTGCCGGCACTACGGGATCGTGGGCGCGATGTGCTGCTGCTCAGCGGTTTTTTCCTGGAGCAGAACCGTTCGCGCATGGGCCTGGGCAGCCTGCGCCTGACCAGTGACGCCCAGGCCGCATTGCTGGCGTATGACTGGCCGGGGAACGTACGTGAACTGGAGCACCTGATCGGCCGAAGCGCCTTGAAAGCCTTGGGCCGGTGTCCGGTGCGGCCAAAGATCCTCAGCCTCAGCGCCCAGGACCTGGACTTGCCCCGCAGCCCGGAAGAACACCCGCCACCTTCATCCGCCAGCCCCGCACCTGCCCTGGAGGGGGTCACGGGGGACTTGCGTGAAGCCATGGACGATTTTCAACGCAAGCTGATCATCGCCTGCCTGGAACGGCATCAGCACAACTGGGCCAGCGCCGCTCGGGAACTGGGTCTGGATCGGGCGAACCTGGGGCGGATGGCCAAGCGGTTGGGACTCAAATAA
- a CDS encoding 2-hydroxyacid dehydrogenase → MKKTVLAFSRVTPKMVERLQQDFDVIVPNPSNGDINAQFNEALPHVHGLIGVGRKLGREQLQSAANLQVVSSVSVGYDNYDLAYFNERGIMLTNTPDVLTESTADLAFALLMSSARRVAELDAWTKAGRWQATVGPQLFGTDVHGKTLGIVGMGNIGAAIARRGRLGFNMPILYSGNSRKTELEDQLGAQFRDLDQLLAEADFVCLVVPLSEKTRHLIGQRELALMKPSAILVNISRGPVVDEPALIEALQNNRIRGAGLDVYEKEPLAESPLFQLKNAVTLPHIGSATHETREAMANLAVENLRSALLGERPKNLVNPQVWK, encoded by the coding sequence ATGAAAAAAACCGTACTTGCCTTCAGCCGTGTCACACCCAAGATGGTCGAACGACTGCAACAGGATTTCGACGTGATCGTGCCCAATCCGTCGAACGGCGACATCAATGCACAGTTCAACGAAGCCTTGCCCCACGTGCATGGCCTGATCGGTGTCGGACGCAAGCTCGGCCGCGAACAACTGCAGAGCGCCGCGAATCTGCAAGTGGTGTCCAGCGTGTCGGTGGGTTACGACAACTATGACCTGGCCTACTTCAATGAGCGTGGAATCATGCTCACCAACACCCCTGACGTGCTCACCGAAAGCACCGCTGACCTGGCCTTCGCCCTGCTGATGAGCAGCGCTCGGCGCGTCGCTGAACTGGACGCCTGGACCAAGGCCGGCCGATGGCAGGCGACGGTCGGCCCGCAGCTGTTCGGCACTGACGTGCACGGCAAGACCCTGGGGATTGTCGGCATGGGCAACATCGGCGCCGCCATTGCCCGGCGTGGCCGGCTGGGGTTCAACATGCCGATTCTCTACAGCGGCAACAGCCGCAAGACCGAACTGGAAGATCAGTTGGGCGCACAATTTCGCGATCTGGATCAGTTGCTCGCCGAAGCAGACTTTGTTTGCCTCGTGGTGCCATTGAGTGAGAAGACCCGCCACCTGATTGGCCAGCGTGAACTGGCCCTGATGAAACCGAGTGCCATTCTGGTCAATATTTCCCGCGGCCCAGTGGTGGATGAGCCGGCGCTGATCGAAGCCTTGCAGAACAACCGCATCCGCGGCGCCGGGCTGGACGTTTACGAGAAAGAACCATTGGCCGAATCGCCGCTGTTCCAGCTGAAAAACGCCGTAACCCTGCCCCATATCGGCTCGGCCACCCACGAAACCCGTGAAGCCATGGCCAATCTTGCCGTGGAAAACTTGCGCAGCGCTTTGCTGGGCGAGCGACCGAAGAACCTGGTCAACCCACAAGTCTGGAAGTAA
- the hmpA gene encoding NO-inducible flavohemoprotein, with the protein MLSREERAIIRSTVPLLESGGEALITHFYRMMLSEYPQVRPLFNQAHQASGDQPRALANGVLMYARHIDQLDQLGDLVARIVNKHVALQILPEHYPIVGACLLRAIAEVLGEEIATPQVIAAWGAAYNQLADILIGAETGMYEQKAAAPGGWRGEREFILAARVQESSEITSFYFEPADKGAILVAEPGQYIGMKLVLDGEEVRRNYSLSALADNGQYRISVKREPGGRVSNYLHHHFPIGSSIQLFPPSGDFFLTQSDKPLVLISGGVGITPTLAMLQAALQTERPVHFIHCARNGGVHAFRDWIDDLAQRHPQLKRFYCYDEDDGLSPAADKVGLLSQEQLAQWLPQQRDLDAYFLGPKGFMAAVKRHLKALGVPDGQSRYEFFGPAAALE; encoded by the coding sequence ATGCTCAGCCGAGAAGAACGCGCCATCATCCGCTCCACCGTGCCCTTGCTTGAAAGCGGTGGTGAAGCGCTCATTACTCACTTTTATCGCATGATGCTGTCCGAATACCCGCAAGTGCGCCCGTTGTTCAACCAGGCTCACCAGGCCAGCGGTGATCAGCCCCGTGCCCTGGCCAACGGCGTATTGATGTATGCCCGGCACATTGACCAGCTCGATCAGTTGGGCGACCTGGTGGCCAGAATCGTCAACAAGCACGTCGCCCTGCAAATCCTGCCGGAACATTACCCCATTGTGGGGGCCTGCCTGTTGCGGGCGATCGCCGAGGTGCTGGGTGAAGAGATCGCCACGCCGCAAGTGATTGCCGCGTGGGGCGCTGCCTATAACCAGTTGGCCGATATCCTGATCGGTGCCGAAACCGGCATGTACGAGCAGAAAGCCGCAGCGCCGGGCGGCTGGCGGGGCGAGCGTGAGTTCATCCTGGCAGCCAGGGTGCAGGAGAGCTCGGAAATCACTTCGTTCTACTTCGAACCGGCGGACAAAGGCGCGATCCTGGTGGCCGAACCAGGCCAGTACATCGGCATGAAACTGGTGTTGGATGGCGAGGAGGTCCGCCGCAATTATTCGCTGTCGGCCCTGGCGGACAACGGTCAGTATCGCATCAGCGTCAAGCGCGAGCCGGGCGGGCGCGTGTCCAACTATCTGCACCATCATTTCCCGATTGGCAGCAGCATCCAGTTGTTTCCACCGTCAGGGGACTTCTTCCTGACCCAGAGCGATAAACCGCTGGTGTTGATCAGCGGCGGCGTCGGCATCACCCCGACCCTGGCGATGTTGCAGGCGGCGCTGCAAACCGAGCGGCCGGTGCATTTTATCCACTGCGCACGTAACGGCGGCGTGCATGCCTTCCGTGACTGGATCGATGACCTGGCCCAGCGGCATCCACAACTCAAGCGCTTCTATTGCTACGACGAAGATGACGGCTTGAGCCCGGCGGCTGACAAGGTCGGCTTGTTGAGCCAGGAACAACTGGCGCAATGGTTGCCGCAGCAGCGTGATCTGGATGCCTACTTCCTTGGGCCCAAAGGCTTCATGGCCGCCGTCAAGCGCCACCTCAAGGCACTGGGCGTGCCGGACGGGCAAAGCCGCTACGAATTCTTCGGCCCGGCGGCGGCGCTGGAGTAA